One genomic segment of Chitinophaga sancti includes these proteins:
- a CDS encoding zinc-binding alcohol dehydrogenase family protein, translating to MKAAVLYQPGELPQYTDFPAPAPQNENEIAVDVKAVAIKHIDKSVASGKHYSSEAPKENGRVIGGDGICLLPDGTRVYAVGASGMLAEKATIEKNMIVPVPDTLDDATAAALPNAVIGAAMALRFKANIQQGDTVLINGATGFTGRIAVQIAKHYGAKRVVATGRNLASLNELLTLGADEIIPLSDDFHTQLNGPFDIVIDYLWGHTAEKILSTLKGKGRFTHSTRYVSVGSMAGDTITLSSAILRSVDLQLSGSGLGAWPKQQVGLLFSEILPEMFELAAKGKLVVSTTTVKLKDISTLWDKDVSNGERLVVTI from the coding sequence ATGAAAGCAGCAGTATTATATCAACCAGGAGAATTGCCTCAATACACAGATTTTCCTGCACCAGCACCTCAGAACGAAAATGAGATAGCTGTTGATGTCAAAGCAGTGGCCATAAAACACATCGATAAATCAGTCGCATCCGGCAAGCACTATTCCAGTGAGGCACCTAAAGAAAACGGCCGTGTGATAGGTGGAGACGGCATCTGCCTACTGCCCGATGGCACAAGGGTATATGCAGTAGGCGCCAGTGGTATGCTGGCTGAAAAGGCCACTATTGAGAAAAACATGATTGTTCCCGTTCCGGATACACTCGACGACGCTACCGCAGCAGCACTGCCCAACGCAGTCATTGGCGCAGCCATGGCCCTTCGTTTCAAAGCTAATATTCAACAGGGAGATACCGTCCTGATAAACGGCGCCACCGGTTTTACTGGTCGCATAGCTGTACAGATTGCTAAGCATTATGGTGCAAAAAGAGTGGTGGCGACAGGTAGGAACCTGGCCTCTTTAAATGAATTATTAACACTTGGTGCAGATGAAATTATCCCTCTCTCTGATGATTTTCACACCCAATTAAACGGCCCTTTCGATATTGTCATTGACTACCTCTGGGGGCATACTGCCGAGAAGATCCTCTCCACCCTGAAAGGTAAAGGCAGGTTCACCCACAGCACCCGCTATGTATCTGTTGGCAGCATGGCAGGAGATACCATTACATTATCGTCCGCTATCCTTCGCAGCGTAGACCTTCAGCTATCCGGTTCCGGCCTGGGCGCATGGCCTAAACAGCAGGTGGGATTACTCTTCTCAGAGATCCTTCCTGAAATGTTTGAACTCGCGGCCAAAGGCAAACTGGTTGTCTCTACCACCACCGTAAAATTAAAAGACATCTCTACCCTCTGGGATAAAGATGTCTC